Proteins from one Microcoleus sp. bin38.metabat.b11b12b14.051 genomic window:
- a CDS encoding methyltransferase domain-containing protein codes for MSNQPELNKYKQEIADLYTRRSQTYDNSDWHLQTARRLVEYGRVGFGQQILDMATGTGHVAIAAAEIVGSQGRVIGVDIATGMLDIARSKAQALSLKNTEFILADAETLDFPVNTCDRIFCASAFIWMSDLHATLTHWHKFLKPGGILGIHAFADTAFVGGVVTQKVAKKYGISFNMSKPTGTVEKCHSLLEQAGFKDIEIKIQQDGSYISLEKAKAMWAGSSHPAPGQYPPPLSTLSTEQLAQAKAEFENELESLQTERGIWNDITTIYVFGRK; via the coding sequence GTGAGCAACCAACCTGAACTAAACAAATACAAGCAAGAAATAGCAGATTTGTACACCCGCCGAAGTCAAACCTACGATAACAGCGATTGGCATTTACAAACTGCTCGCCGTCTGGTAGAATACGGGCGAGTTGGTTTTGGTCAGCAGATTTTAGACATGGCAACGGGAACAGGTCATGTGGCGATCGCAGCCGCTGAGATTGTTGGCTCCCAAGGTCGAGTTATTGGCGTAGATATTGCAACGGGAATGCTCGATATAGCCAGAAGCAAGGCTCAAGCATTAAGTCTCAAAAACACAGAATTTATCCTTGCAGATGCCGAAACGCTCGATTTTCCTGTCAATACTTGCGATCGTATTTTTTGTGCTTCAGCCTTCATCTGGATGTCGGATCTGCACGCCACCCTCACCCACTGGCACAAATTCCTCAAACCAGGGGGAATCCTGGGAATTCATGCCTTTGCTGATACCGCTTTTGTTGGCGGAGTTGTAACGCAGAAAGTAGCTAAAAAATACGGCATTTCCTTCAACATGAGCAAACCCACAGGTACTGTGGAAAAGTGCCACAGTTTGCTCGAACAAGCAGGATTTAAGGATATAGAAATTAAAATTCAGCAAGATGGTAGCTATATCAGCTTAGAAAAAGCAAAAGCAATGTGGGCGGGAAGTTCTCATCCGGCTCCCGGACAATATCCGCCTCCTTTATCAACACTGTCAACCGAGCAATTAGCGCAAGCTAAAGCTGAGTTTGAGAATGAATTAGAATCATTGCAAACCGAGCGAGGAATTTGGAACGATATCACTACTATTTATGTTTTTGGTCGAAAATAG